The proteins below are encoded in one region of Puntigrus tetrazona isolate hp1 chromosome 5, ASM1883169v1, whole genome shotgun sequence:
- the LOC122345769 gene encoding zinc finger matrin-type protein 4-like: MNTGEVTPSPVKTPSSETSPVSSTRQHRDSDRYCQLCNAWFNNPGMAQQHYDGKKHKKNAARADLLEQLGKTLDMGEMKGLKRCYTCDVCSVTLNSVAQYHAHLQGSKHQNK, encoded by the exons ATGAACACAGGAG aGGTGACACCCAGTCCAGTGAAAACACCCTCCTCAGAAACCTCACCTGTTAGCTCGACCCGTCAGCACCGGGATTCTGATCGCTACTGTCAGCTCTGTAATGCTTGGTTCAACAATCCTGGAATGGCTCAGCAACACTACGACGGCAAAAAGCACAAGAAAAATGCAGCACGAGCAGACCTACTGGAACAACTAGGGAAAACTTTAGACATGGGAGAGATGAAAG GTTTAAAACGCTGCTACACATGCGACGTCTGCAGTGTCACGCTGAATTCAGTGGCACAGTATCATGCACACCTGCAGGGCTCCAAGCACCAAAACAAGTAA